In a single window of the Cucurbita pepo subsp. pepo cultivar mu-cu-16 chromosome LG18, ASM280686v2, whole genome shotgun sequence genome:
- the LOC111780736 gene encoding translation initiation factor eIF-2B subunit gamma-like has protein sequence MDFQVVVLAGGTSKNLVPLVSKELPKALLPVANRPVLSYVLELLELSNLKDLIVVAEGKDVALRIGSWISGAYDDRLRVEVTSVPEDVGTAGALRAIARHLTANDILVVSGDLVSDVSPGAVAAAHRRHDAVVTAMLCSVPVSGSSESGSTGGKDKTKKAVVHNVVGLDPTKQFLLYIATGAEIEKDYKIQKSILRAVGQMDIRTDLMDAYMYAFKRSSLQEVLDQKDTFRSLRQDVLPYLVRSQLRSEVVLNRTPQAEENGNEKVSSHKIQVLISQILSNSSTTSFHDLYAYGADGSIPVRKTHKCCVYIPPSSKYCARLFSIQAYSDINRDVIGEASHLSGYSFSAQNNIIHPSAQLGSKTTVGPHCMLGEGSQMGDKCSVKRSVIGQHCRIGSNVKIANSVVMDHVTIGDGCSIQGSVICSNVQLQERAVLRDCQVGAGFVVTAACEYKGEALARKEK, from the exons ATGGATTTTCAGGTGGTGGTGTTAGCCGGCGGCACTTCAAAGAATCTTGTACCTCTTGTTTCCAAG GAGCTTCCCAAGGCACTACTGCCGGTGGCGAATCGTCCGGTCCTCTCGTACGTCCTGGAGCTTTTAGAACTTAGTAACCTGAAAGATCTCATTGTT GTTGCTGAAGGTAAAGATGTGGCTCTTCGTATAGGGAGTTGGATATCAGGGGCTTATGATGATCGTCTCCGTGTAGAG GTTACTTCTGTTCCTGAGGATGTTGGAACTGCTGGGGCACTTCGGGCCATTGCTCGCCACTTAACAGCAAATGATATATTG GTTGTGAGTGGTGATCTTGTTTCTGATGTTTCTCCTGGTGCCGTTGCTGCTGCGCATAGGCGGCATGATGCTGTAGTTACTGCAATGCTCTGCTCTGTTCCAGTCAGTGGGTCTTCCGAGTCTGGATCCACTGGTGGAAAAGATAAGACCAAGAAAGCAGTAGTTCACAATGTTGTTGGACTTGATCCTACCAAGCAGTTCTTACTATACATAGCAACCG GTGCTGAAATCGAGAAAGACTATAAAATTCAGAAGAGCATACTCCGTGCAGTTGGCCAG ATGGATATCCGAACTGATCTCATggatgcatatatgtatgcgTTCAAAAG ATCTTCTTTGCAGGAGGTTCTAGATCAAAAAGATACTTTCCGAAGCTTAAGGCAAGACGTGTTGCCCTATCTTGTGCGGAGCCAGTTG AGGTCAGAAGTTGTATTGAATCGAACACCCCAAGCGGAAGAAAATGGGAATGAGAAAGTTTCCTCCCATAAGATCCAAGTATTGATTTCACAGATACTTTCTAATTCGTCTACTACAAGTTTTCATGATCTTTATGCATATGGTGCTGATGGATCTATTCCCGTTCGAAAAACACATAAATGTTGTGTTTATATTCCCCCTAGTAGCAAGTATTGTGCTCGcttattttcaattcaagCATACAGCGACATTAATCGGGAT gtTATTGGAGAAGCAAGCCATCTTTCAGGTTACTCTTTCTCTGCTCAAAATAACATCATTCATCCTTCTGCCCAACTCGGATCAAAAACCACc GTAGGACCCCATTGTATGTTGGGAGAAGGTTCACAGATGGGTGACAAATGTAGCGTGAAACGGTCAGTAATTGGCCAACATTGCCGGATAGGTTCCAATGTGAAG ATCGCTAATTCAGTCGTCATGGATCATGTTACCATTGGAGACGGTTGTTCAATTCAAGGTTCGGTTATCTGCAGCAATGTGCAACTTCAGGAGCGCGCTGTTTTAAGAGACTGTCAA GTAGGAGCAGGTTTTGTGGTGACTGCTGCCTGTGAGTACAAAGGAGAGGCGTTggctagaaaagaaaagtga
- the LOC111780072 gene encoding calmodulin-7-like, with the protein MAEQLTDDQISEFKEAFSLFDKDGDGCITTKELGTVMRSLGQNPTEAELQDMINEVDADGNGTIDFPEFLNLMARKMKDTDSEEELKEAFRVFDKDQNGFISAAELRHVMTNLGEKLTDEEVDEMIREADVDGDGQINYEEFVKIMMAK; encoded by the exons ATGGCTGAGCAGCTCACCGATGATCAGATCTCCGAGTTCAAGGAGGCCTTCAGCCTCTTCGACAAGGACGGCGATG GCTGTATCACCACCAAGGAGCTTGGGACTGTGATGAGGTCACTGGGCCAAAATCCAACCGAAGCTGAGCTGCAGGACATGATCAATGAGGTGGATGCTGATGGTAACGGAACCATCGACTTCCCTGAGTTTCTGAATCTGATGGCTCGAAAGATGAAAGACACCGATTCTGAGGAGGAACTGAAGGAAGCCTTCCGTGTGTTTGACAAGGACCAGAATGGTTTCATTTCTGCAGCTGAACTCCGCCACGTGATGACAAATCTTGGTGAGAAATTGACCGACGAAGAGGTCGATGAGATGATTCGTGAGGCTGACGTGGATGGTGACGGCCAGATTAACTACGAGGAATTCGTTAAAATCATGATGGCCAAGTGA
- the LOC111780402 gene encoding SNF1-related protein kinase regulatory subunit beta-1-like, with protein sequence MGNANGKEESSPGGGGGGGGGGAGGRGDGDGQGPAIVSSVTSETSNAISSDSMGNTPPDSPGKFRSPILFAPQVPVAPLGGNGPTHFNEAWQNELHEAVDNPPVQGIPTIITWSYGGSSVAVEGSWDNWASRKTLQRSGKDFSILMVLPSGVYHYKFTVDGQRRYIPDLPFIADEMGNVFNLLNVSDSVPDILQSVVEFEAPQSPETTYSQAFPGEEDFAKEPAAVPSQLHLTVLGMEDADEASSSKPQHVVLNHLFIEKGWASQSVVALGLTHRFHSKYVTVVLFKPLNR encoded by the exons ATGGGAAATGCCAATGGTAAGGAGGAGAGTTCTCctggcggcggtggtggtggaggaggaggaggagccgGAGGAAGAGGTGACGGCGATGGACAAGGTCCGGCGATTGTTAGTTCTGTGACTAGTGAAACGAGTAACGCCATTTCTTCAGATTCGATGGGAAATACTCCTCCTGATAGCCCTGGGAAGTTCCGATCCCCGATCTTGTTCGCTCCTCAG GTTCCTGTGGCTCCCTTAGGAGGTAATGGACCAACCCATTTCAATGAAGCCTGGCAGAATGAACTCCATGAAGCTGTAGATAATCCTCCAGTGCAAGGAATTCCAACAATCATTACATGGAGCTACGGTGGCAGCAGCGTTGCTGTTGAGGGATCTTGGGACAATTGGGCGTCCAG GAAGACCCTGCAGAGGTCTGGTAAAGATTTTTCGATACTTATGGTCCTTCCGTCTGGAGTATATCATTACAAGTTCACCGTCGATGGTCAACGGAGATATATTCCAGATCTTCCTTTCATAGCTGATGAGATGGGCAATGTCTTTAACCTTCTTAATGTTTCT GATAGTGTGCCTGATATTCTACAAAGCGTGGTCGAGTTCGAGGCTCCCCAATCACCAGAGACGACTTACAGCCAGGCATTCCCCGGCGAGGAAGACTTCGCCAAGGAGCCAGCAGCCGTCCCATCACAGCTGCACCTCACGGTTCTAGGTATGGAGGACGCCGACGAAGCTTCTTCCTCAAAACCTCAACATGTTGTGCTTAACCATCTCTTCATAGAGAAAGGATGGGCATCTCAGTCTGTGGTTGCCTTGGGACTTACTCATAGGTTCCATTCAAAGTATGTCACTGTCGTCCTCTTCAAACCGCTCAACAGGTAG
- the LOC111779832 gene encoding 4-diphosphocytidyl-2-C-methyl-D-erythritol kinase, chloroplastic, which produces MLSSMASCNIPCSSGFQFRSISFRRNFVFNGPHGSLAFASGLKHQKNPLVQRVTTCNSAASKQQFEIVYDPDERINKLADEVDRDAPLSRLTLFSPCKINVFLRITEKREDGYHDLASLFHVISLGDTIKFSLSPSKKDRLSTNVSGVPLDDRNLIIKALNLYRKKTGSDKFFWIHLDKKVPTGAGLGGGSSNAATALWAANQFSGCIATEKDLQEWSSEIGSDIPFFFSEGAAFCTGRGEVVQNLPPPVPLDIPMVLIKPQEACSTAEVYKRLRLDQTSKVDPLSLLDKITKNGISQDVCINDLEPPAFEVLPSLKRLKQRIISSSRGEFDAVFMSGSGSTIVGIGSPDPPGFIYNDDEFQDVFLAEANFLTREANQWYREPASASARSPPSEHPELAR; this is translated from the exons ATGCTCTCATCAATGGCTTCCTGTAACATCCCGTGCAGTTCAGGGTTCCAATTTCGGTCCATTTCCTTTAGAAGGAATTTCGTCTTCAATGGGCCACACGGTTCACTCGCTTTTGCCTCGGGGTTGAAGCACCAGAAGAATCCACTCGTTCAAAGGGTCACTACATGCAATTCCGCCGCTTCCAAACAACAATTTGAG ATAGTTTATGATCCTGATGAACGGATAAACAAGTTGGCTGATGAAGTAGACCGGGATGCTCCTCTTTCGAGGCTTACTTTGTTCTCACCTTGCAAG ATTAATGTGTTCTTGAGAATAACTGAGAAGAGGGAAGATGGATATCATGATTTGGCCTCTCTTTTCCAT GTGATAAGCTTAGGGGATACGATTAAGTTCTCATTGTCGCCATCAAAGAAGGACCGGCTTTCTACCAATGTATCGGGAGTACCCCTCGATGACAGAAATTTG ATTATCAAAGCTCTTAACCTCTACAGGAAGAAGACTGGTAGTGACAAGTTTTTCTGG ATCCATCTCGACAAGAAGGTACCGACTGGAGCGGGGCTTGGTGGAGGAAGCAGTAATGCTGCCACAGCGCTGTGGGCGGCCAATCAGTTCAGTGGATGTATTGCTACTGAAAAGGACCTTCAAGAATGGTCGAGCGAGATAGGTTCTGatattcccttctttttctcggAAGGGGCGGCGTTTTGTACCGGGAGAGGCGAG GTTGTACAGAATCTTCCACCTCCAGTACCCTTGGACATTCCAATGGTTCTCATAAAGCCCCAGGAAGCATGCTCTACAGCAGAAGTTTATAAG CGCTTACGATTGGATCAAACAAGCAAGGTCGATCCTTTGTCGTTGTTGGATAAAATTACCAAGAACGGAATATCCCAAGATGTGTGTATCAACGATTTGG AACCTCCTGCTTTCGAGGTCCTCCCGTCTCTTAAAAGATTGAAACAGCGTATAATTTCTTCCAGCCGTGGTGAATTCGACGCTGTGTTCATGTCCGGGAG TGGTAGCACAATAGTAGGAATTGGGTCCCCAGATCCTCCAGGCTTCATATATAACGACGATGAATTTCAGGACGTATTTTTGGCAG AGGCAAACTTTCTCACCCGTGAAGCAAATCAATGGTATCGAGAACCTGCATCGGCATCAGCTCGTAGTCCGCCTTCCGAGCATCCTGAATTGGCTAGATAG
- the LOC111779831 gene encoding uncharacterized protein LOC111779831, with protein MSPASKSKPKDKKASKEVQKPAPRSTGPAAAGSSGVPATAYNPLSGTFHALEPTVSVSSPLHSSDRFRNIDDTDAQSGVLLSSVAEYDTVSNTGSWSGESEDHKDKRSNPTVRPETIPGADIDKREKTRLKNEKKHQRQKERRAQELQERCTGYLMSRKLDALAQQLVSMGFSQDRATVALMLNEGNIEESVAWLLEGGEEADDPVNQDLGGHNLKLDISEELARIADLEAHYKCTKQEVERAVVASEGDLEKAAESLRELKLDPPPAAAAAPPPPPKPEKTVDPPTALSSKFPGNTNQALRPQANLNPHSIQQRKEEKDFNYTKGAITAGMSIAKNIPQPPRRSQPKMEWGNYEQITTDKRWSSAGTSPVSFSLASPPSQLSSPPSRNETRSLTTGTEFSSLQSGPAREPSSVVQGRNPSLLTKPASVGTISSSPPAGRYSTSSSGFMPQIRSSTSFKASDMTSNQMYPQVQYQQQQQQQQRHFIPEATHSTAPWSRTGASSPIAPATSLGLFSGASSTQSGLTSPIDWNTGCSMPNLDYTDIDWSVDRSSARPGGLLQGLNSSYVPNNPHIYESNTSRLVDARPFGQSGTSNFNRDPTGGATETSANSSREWTSPFEGNDIFSFPRQFVYSPPLEEKKFYDNKPN; from the coding sequence ATGTCTCCAGCTTCCAAATCTAAACCAAAAGACAAGAAAGCCAGCAAAGAAGTACAGAAGCCTGCACCAAGGTCGACAGGACCTGCTGCTGCTGGTAGTAGCGGTGTTCCCGCTACTGCATATAATCCTCTTTCAGGAACCTTCCATGCACTTGAACCAACAGTATCTGTTTCTTCACCTCTTCATTCCAGTGATCGATTCAGGAACATAGATGATACAGATGCTCAATCTGGGGTTCTACTTTCTTCGGTGGCAGAGTACGATACTGTTTCGAATACTGGTAGCTGGTCTGGGGAGTCAGAGGATCATAAAGACAAAAGGTCTAACCCTACTGTGAGGCCAGAAACAATCCCAGGGGCAGACATTGATAAACGAGAAAAAACCCGTCttaagaatgagaagaagCATCAACGTCAAAAAGAGAGACGTGCCCAGGAATTGCAGGAACGCTGCACTGGCTACCTTATGTCCAGAAAGCTTGATGCTCTTGCTCAGCAATTAGTTTCTATGGGCTTTTCGCAAGATCGGGCGACCGTAGCTCTCATGCTAAACGAAGGCAATATAGAGGAGTCAGTTGCATGGCTTTTGGAAGGTGGTGAAGAGGCAGATGATCCGGTTAATCAAGATCTTGGTGGGCACAATTTAAAACTTGACATTTCAGAAGAGCTTGCCCGTATAGCAGATTTGGAAGCACATTATAAGTGTACAAAACAAGAAGTTGAGAGAGCTGTTGTTGCTTCTGAAGGTGATCTGGAGAAGGCAGCTGAATCCTTGAGAGAATTGAAGCTCGATCCGCctcctgctgctgctgctgctcctcctcctcctcctaaGCCCGAAAAAACTGTCGACCCTCCGACCGCTTTGAGCAGTAAGTTTCCTGGTAATACTAATCAAGCCTTAAGACCACAAGCGAACCTCAATCCTCATTCAATTCAACAAAGAAAGGAGGAGAAGGATTTTAATTACACCAAAGGAGCAATTACAGCCGGTATGTCTATTGCCAAGAATATACCGCAGCCTCCGAGGAGGAGTCAGCCAAAGATGGAATGGGGAAATTATGAACAGATCACAACTGATAAAAGGTGGTCAAGTGCAGGAACTAGCCCCGTTTCCTTCTCTTTGGCATCACCACCCTCTCAATTGTCATCTCCACCATCCAGGAACGAAACTCGTAGTTTAACAACTGGAACCGAGTTTAGTAGTCTTCAATCTGGTCCAGCGAGAGAACCCAGTTCGGTAGTACAGGGTCGGAACCCGTCATTGCTCACCAAGCCAGCTTCTGTTGGTACTATAAGTTCATCACCTCCTGCTGGTCGGTATTCGACGTCGTCTAGTGGGTTTATGCCGCAGATTCGCAGCTCAACAAGTTTCAAGGCTAGTGACATGACCTCTAATCAGATGTATCCTCAAGTTCAGtatcagcagcagcagcaacaacaacagcgACATTTTATCCCTGAAGCCACCCACAGCACTGCTCCATGGAGCAGAACAGGTGCATCATCTCCCATAGCACCTGCAACCTCCCTTGGACTGTTTTCAGGAGCAAGTTCAACCCAATCAGGGTTGACGTCTCCCATAGATTGGAACACGGGTTGCTCGATGCCTAATTTAGACTACACCGACATAGACTGGTCGGTGGATAGATCTTCAGCCCGACCTGGTGGTTTGCTGCAGGGGCTGAATTCCTCCTATGTTCCAAATAATCCGCACATTTATGAATCAAATACCTCTCGATTGGTGGATGCTCGGCCATTTGGGCAGTCAGGTACTTCTAATTTCAACAGAGATCCAACTGGAGGCGCTACCGAAACATCAGCTAATAGTTCTAGAGAGTGGACTTCTCCGTTCGAAGGGAACGATATTTTCAGTTTTCCTAGACAGTTTGTCTATTCTCCTCCATTAGAGGAGAAGaaattttatgataataaaccaaattaa